Genomic window (Paenibacillus sp. 37):
CCCGAGACAAATGAATATTATCTACATCTGTATTCGGAACAGCAACCCGATCTCAACTGGAACAATGCACAGATGGCAGAAGAGATGTATGAGATGGTGCATTGGTGGCTGGAAAAAGGGGTAGACGGATTCCGTTTCGATGCAGTAGCGCATATTGCCAAGGCAGAGGGTCTGCCAAGTGCACACAATCCGGATAATCTGCCGGTAGTTCCAGCGTATCAGCTCTTTTCCAACTTGGAACAGGTACATTCCATCCTGAAGAAACTGAATAACATGATCCTGAAACCTTACGGGCCCATGACGGTTGGCGAGACTTCGGGACTTGGGCCTGAACAGGCCTTGGCTTATGTCGGGACGGATCGTGACGAGCTTAATATGGTATTCCAGTTTGAGCATATGTTCATCGATGCCAAATCTTCCGGAATCGGTAAGTGGAACTATAAGGAATGGAAATTGACCGATCTCAAAGAAATCATGAGCCGGTGGCAAACGGTTTTGCATGGTAGAGGTTGGAACGCCAATTATATGGGTAACCATGATCAGCCACGCCCGGTTTCCCGTTTTGGTGATGATGGTAAATATCGGGTGCGTTCTGCTCAGATGCTGGCGACGTGGATGCTTACACTTGAAGGAACACCCTACATCTATCAGGGAGAAGAGATCGGCATGACCAATGTCGCTTTCCCGGATATCGAGCAATATCGGGATATTGAGACGAAAAATTATTATAATCATTACATTGGTCAAGGTAAGTCGAAGCATGAAGTCATGCAGGCGATTTGGTTGAAGAGTCGCGATAATGCCCGCACGCCGATGCAATGGGATGATACGGAACACGCTGGATTTACCCAAGGTCAGCCTTGGATACAGGTGAATGATAATTATCCCGAGATTAATGTAGCTGATGCAGAAAGTGATCCGCAATCCATTTTGCATTATTACAGGAAGCTGATTGCGCTTCGCAAACAACATAAAGTGCTTATCTATGGCGCGTATGAACTACTGCTGCCGGATGATCCGGATATCTATGCCTATACACGAACGCTGGATGATGAGCAGATGTTGGTCATTCTGAATTTCCGTGGGCATGAGCCTGAGATGCACTGGCCGGAAGGCTGGAATTCCGAGCATGTCAAGCTGATCATCAGCAATGTAAGCAGACGATATTCTACCGATGAAGGTGCGATTCAGCTTCAGCCGTATGAAGCAAGAGTATATCGTAAGCAGCGGTGAGACGGAGGCTAGCATGATTTTGCGTTGGTGATGAGGTATGATTTATAATAAATAGTGGTTTTCAAAATAATCAAAACATATGTCGGGAGGAATCCAAGTTGTTGAATATTACGTTCCACGGTCACTCCAGTGTACAGCTGAGCACAGAAGAAAAGTCTCTGATCATTGATCCCTTCCTGCGTGGCAACGAGCTTGCCGTCACGAAGCCTGAAGATATTAAGACCGATGTTGTGTTGCTGACACATGCACATATGGATCACATCCTCGATGCTGAGCCTATTGCCAAAGCGAATAACGCCAAAGTTGTCGCTATTGTGGAATTGGCTACATATATGTCTTGGAAGGGTCTGGATACACTTGGCATGAACATGGGCGGAACGGTAGATCTTGATTTCGCTCAAGCCAAAATGATTCAGGCGTTCCATACTTCCGGGATTGTGCTCGAAGAAGAACAACGGATCATGTATGCAGGGTTGCCTGCTGGATATATCATTACTATTGGTGGTAAAACGATTTTGCATGCCGGAGACACAAGTCTCTTCGGGGATATGAAAATGATCGGTGATCGTCATGATATCGATGTTGCCTTCTTGCCGATTGGTGGACATTTCACCATGGGACCTGAGGATGCGCTGCAAGCGGCCGAATGGTTTAATGCCAAACTGACCATTCCGGTTCATTATGATACATTCCCGGTGATTCGTCAGGATGCGGAACACTTCGTGCAACAACTGGCTGCAAGAGGGTTGGAAGGACGTGTGCTGGCCCCGGGAGAATCTATTACCCTATGATGCACATTTAACCCCTGTTCAATAAAAAATGGATTTAGGGATAAAGACGAATATCACGTCAAGATAACTGACGTGATATTCGTCTTTTTTCGGTTCCAGGTTCAATTTTCACCGATAGAGTTGGTACAAATGACAAAAACATTGAAATTCCATTGTTGAACTCTCGTTTAGAATGATATAAAAAGTTACACGGAAACCAAACGGAAATCCGAATTGACCGCAAACAGGGGGAGCGTTCATGTCATTTATGAAATCATTATTTTTTCAAATTATTGTAGCGGTAATCATCGGGATTGGCGTTGGCATTCTGTGGCCGGATCTGGGTAGCTTGCTGCAACCGCTCGGAACAGGTTTCATCAAATTGATTAAGATGATCATCGCACCACTGATTTTCATGGTGATTGTAACAGGCATTGCCAAGATCGGTGATCTGAAGTCGGTAGGTCGCATCGGGCTGAAAGCTATCGTGTGGTTCGAGATTGCAACTACAGTGGCGCTGGTACTTGGACTGGGAACAGCCAATCTGCTTCGCCCCGGTGCCGGAATGAACGTGGACCCTTCAACCATAGACGCAAGCGGCATTGAAGCAAAAACCAATGGTTCCGAGTTACCGCATACGGTAGACTTTATCATGAATATTATTCCGACAAGTATTGTAGATGCCTTTGCACAAAATGCACTACTGCAAGTATTGCTCGTGGCATGCCTGTTCGGGGTTGCACTGGCAGCAACCGAGAGTAAGGCAAAAGAGAATGTACTGACGCTGATTGAGAACCTGCTCGGAATTGTGTTCCGCATCATTGGTTATATCATGAAACTAGCACCGATTGGTGCATTTGGAGCCATGGCCTATACGGTTGGTGCCTATGGGGCTTCCACATTATCATCCTTTGGTCTGCTAATTCTGGCCTGTTATGGCGCAGCACTGCTGTTTCTGGTCATGCTGGCATTGGCTGCCTGGTGGATTACCGGGCTAAATTTCCTGCAATTTGTGAAATATACCCGTTCTGAAGTGATGCTGGCGATTGGAACCGGATCATCGGAAGTGGTGATGCCACGCATGATGGACAAACTAACCAAGGCGGGATGCGATCGTGCGGTTGTGGGTCTTGTGGTGCCGACGGGGTACTCGTTCAATCTGGATGGCGCTTCAATCTATTTATCATTGGCAACGGTATTTGTTGCTCAAGCCGTAGGGATTGAATTGACCTTGATGCAGCAGATTACGATTCTGCTGGTGCTAATGTTAAGCTCCAAAGGCATGGCAGGAGTACCTGGCTCCGCATTCTTGGCCCTGTCTGCAACGGCAGTGGCTGTCAATGCTTTTCCGGTAGCAGCGGTTGCTCTACTGCTTGGTGCAGATCGATTCATGGATACAATGCGTGTATTCACCAACCTGATGGGCAACTGTGTCGCAGCATTTGTGGTGGCAAAATGGGAAGGTCTGCTGGATCAGAAGCGAATGCGTGCCGTACTCTCTGGTGAGATCAGTGTTGCTGAACTGGAAAGGGAAGAGCAAGCTGCACTATCTTTATTGAAGTTGAATATGCAGGAAAAACAAGGGAAAGCCGTAGTTTCACCGGAGATGTCGTAAGAGGCGTGGCTCCGCTGTGGTGATTAAGTCAAGACAACAACTTTATAATAACAATCCATTACAACAGTAAAAAACAGTAGAATACATTTAAAAAGTTCAACCAAGTTCAACCAAGTTAGACCGTCTGTTGCCCGCACCAATGGTGGGAAGAACAGACGGTTTCTTGTTGTCTCAATACAGATATCATTGGGTTCACGAACGCTGGTTCCAAAATAAATGTTACAGAGGAAAGATTTATGGGGAATGTGTAGAAGAGGCGAAGAATATACATATTATAGTTTCAACTTGTATATACATGTTTACTTATGTAATATAGATATGAAGTTAGCCGAGAACATCACATAAGAGCATTACAATTTATTGGAGGCGTTAACATGAGTTCTAATAACACAACTCCGTCATCTTGGTGGAAGACATCAACGGTGTATCAGGTATATCCGAAGAGTTTTAATGATACAACTGGATCGGGTACTGGAGATATTCGTGGATTAACCGAGAAGCTTGATTATTTGCAGCATCTGGGTATCGATATTGTGTGGTTGCAGCCGGTATATGTATCCCCGCAGCATGATAATGGATATGACGTAGCGGACTATTACCGGATTAATCCGGATTATGGGACGATGGAGGATTTTGACGAACTGTTGAAAGGTCTGAAGGCTCGTGATATGAAACTCATGATTGATATCGTGGTGAATCACTCCTCGACCGATCATGAGTGGTTCCAACAATCCCGTTCTTCCAAGGATAATCCGTATCGGGATTATTATATTTGGAAAGATCCTGCCCCGGATGGTGGTGTGCCGAACAACTGGCAATCCAAGTTCGGTGGACCTGCTTGGCAGTTCGATGAACAGACGGGACAATATTTCCTGACTTTATTTGATAAAACGCAGGCAGATCTGAATTGGGAGAATGAAGAAGTACGCAAAGCTGTACGGGATATGATCAAGTTCTGGGCCGAAAAAGGTGTGGATGGTTTCCGTATGGACGTGATTAACCTGATCTCCAAAGATCAGCGTTTCCCTGATGATGATGGCAGCGTGTCACCGGGTGATGGACGCAAATACTACACGGATGGACCGCGTGTGCATGAGTACATCACCGAGATGTACGATGAAGTATTCGGGCCTTACAACATGGTGACGGTAGGGGAAATGTCTTCCACAACACTGGAACATTGTATCCAATATTCGAACCCGGCTTCCCGGGAGTTTTCAATGACGTTTAACTTCCATCACCTGAAAGTGGATTATCCGAATGGTCAGAAGTGGGAACTGATGCCGTATGATTTTGAAGCGATGAAACAGCTCTTCAGTGAGTGGCAGACAGGCATGCAGGCCGGTGGAGGCTGGAACGCGCTGTTCCTGAATAACCATGATCAGCCACGAGCACTGTCCCGATTTGCTGATGATGGTGACTATCGTGCCGAGAGTGCCAAGATGCTTGCAACAACGATACACGGAATGCAAGGTACACCTTATGTCTACCAGGGAGAGGAGATCGGCATGCCGAATCCGGTCTGGAATGACGTTAGCGAGTTCCGTGATATCGAATCGACGAACATGTACCGCCTGCTTCAGGAAGAACGAGGCAAATCCGCTGAAGAAGCATTCCAAATCGTGAAGGAGCGTTCCCGGGACAACTCCCGCACACCGATGCAGTGGAATGGAAGTAAGAACGCCGGATTTACTACCGGAACACCTTGGCTGAAGGTGGATGAGCGGTATCCTTCGATTCACGTGGAACAGCAGCTGGCTGATCCAGATTCGATCTACTACCACTACCGCAAATTGATTGCCCTGCGTAAACAGTTTAACGTGCTGATCGACGGTCTGTATGAACGATTGGACGATGCACACCCGGATGTATTCGCGTACGCACGGACCAATGGAAGTGAAACCCTGATTGTTGTATCCAACTTCAGTAAACGAGACGTTACGTTCTCGCTGCCGGAAGCGGTCTGGAATGATCACATTGCAGGCAAATCAGCTGAATTACTCATTGGTAATACAGAGGCGGACCCTGCGCTGACGCAGGAAATCTCTCTCAGTCCGTATGCATCCTATATGTGGCTTGTGCCACAACAGGACTAATCACATTTTATAAATAGGAAGTGACACTATGGCAATTGATAAAAAACAGGTTGAGGAGATCGTCCGGGCAGTCGGTGGCAAAGAGAATATTGAAGCTGCTACACACTGTGTTACACGACTCCGGTTTGCCCTGTATGATGAGAGTAAAGTGGATACTGAAAGTCTGGATCAGAATGATCTGGTTAAAGGACAGTTCTCTTCCCAGGGACAATTCCAGGTCGTTATTGGACCTGGTCTGGTGGATAAGGTCTATGATGAGATGATTCAGATTACCGGGGGAGATCGTTCTTCCAAGGATGATGTGAAAGCGGTCGCTGGTAAAAAGCAAAATCCAATTCAGCGAGCGATTAAAACACTCTCGGATATTTTCATTCCAATCTTGCCAGCAATCATTACGGCAGGACTTTTGCTCGGGATTAACAATATTCTGACAGGTCCAGGCATTTTCTTTGAAGGAAAATCACTGGTGGATGTTTATCCAGCCTGGAAGGATCTTGCGTCCATTATTAATACGATCGCAAGTACAGCTTTCACGTTCCTGCCGGCTCTAATCGGTTGGGCAGCTGTAAAAAGGTTCGGCGGCAGTCCGCTGCTCGGGATCGTGCTTGGTCTCATTCTGGTACATCCCGATCTGCTGAGTGCATATGGTTATGCTGATGCCGTAAATGAAGGTACAGTGCCAACATGGAATTTGTTTGGTTGGGAGATTGAGAAGATCGGTTATCAAGGGCAGGTTCTGCCGGTACTGGTATCGGCCTATCTGCTTGCGAAGATGGAAATTTTCCTGAATAAAAGGGTACATGATTCAATTAAACTGCTGGTCGTTGCACCAGTCACGTTGCTGATTACCGGATTCCTTGCATTTACGATTATTGGACCGGTTACATTTGCTATTGCAAATGCAATCACTTCAGGCCTGATCTATGTATACGATTCCTACGCGGCGCTGGGTGGTCTGATCTACGGTGGTCTATACGCTTTGCTCGTTATCACCGGTATGCATCACACGTTCCTCGCGGTGGATGTTCAGCTCATTGGTAGTCAGGGCGGTACGTTCCTGTGGCCGATGCTGGCATTGTCCAACATCGCACAGGGTTCGGCGGCACTTGCGATGATGCTTGTCCTGCGTGAGAAGAAAATGAGAGGACTTGCAGCAACGTCCTCGGTGTCGGCCTTCCTCGGTGTAACCGAGCCGGCGATCTTTGGTGTTAACATCCGTTACCGTTATCCGTTTATCTTTGGTATGATCGGTTCCGCGATTGGTGGTGTGTTGCTGACGATGAATAATGTTCAGGCAACCTCCATCGGTGTAGGTGGCGTACCGGGATTCCTGTCGATTTTCCCTAACAAGTGGGGCGTCTTCTTCATCGGCATGGCGATCGTCTTGGTTGTACCATTTGTACTGACCGTCCTTTTTGGCAGAGCCAAACTGAGAAAAGAAGATCGTAATGAAAGTAATGAAACCGTTGCTGAGCCTAAAGCGGCTACATCGCAGTCCGCTTCGGGTGTTACCTCTTCAACTACAAAAACAGATCCAAACCAGCGCACACGTAGTGCAGCTCAAGTAGGGGACGAAGCAGTGAATACGCTGGAAATCATGGCGCCATTAACAGGTCAGGCCGTATCACTGGAGCAAGTACCAGATCCGGCTTTTGCCGAGAAACAGATGGGTGAAGGTGTAGCGATTGAACCTTCCGGCAACGTTGTTGTTGCCCCGTTTGATGCTCAGGTAGCTCATGTGATCAAAAGTAAACATGCGGTGATTCTTGAACACGCAAGTGGATTACAAGTTCTGATCCATGTCGGGATTAATACAGTATCCCTCAAGGGTGAAGGCTTCAACATGCATGTGGAAACTGGCGAGCATGTAAAGGCTGGACAAAAACTGTTGGAGTTTGATCGTAAGGTCATTGAAGATGCGGGATACCCGCTGATTACACCGATTATCATTCCAGATGGTCAAGATATGGTTGAACGGGTGGAAGTCACCACAGGTGATGTTACATCTAATCAAAATGGTGTGTTGAAGGTTCATCTGAAAGGTTAATTGAATACAACAACAAGAAGGGGCTGCATGATGCGCAGCTCCTTTTTGCTGTATGATCGTTATTTTCATGACGATCATGGTAAACTGTATATAAAATGGCAGAATCACATTTTTAAAATAATGGTGGTTGGAAAGGTTCTAACAAAGCAAGCTTCAGGCATGTTCGAGTCGTGGAGTTCATATGGTGGAGAAAGAGTTCCTAGATCGATGAGGAGGAGAGCCATGACACGTATTGCGGTGATGGTCATTCATGGGCTGGGTATGCGGAAGGATGGGTACGCGGACAAGCTGATTGCTTGTTTGCATAAGGAATTGGACAAGGTGATGGTCTTGCCTGGAGCCTCTAAACAGATGGTGGATATCGAACCTGTATATTGGGCGGATGTATTTGAGGAGCGGGAAGAGGCACTCTTTCAACAGCTCGTCAGCTCTCCGGGATTGAACTTTCAGGCGTTGCGCCGATTTGTCATCCATTACCTGGCTGATGCGGTTGCTTATCAACCTGTGGAAAATCAAGGCCATAACTATGATGCCGTACATCGAACGTTGAATCAGGCGATGCATACCCTTGCACAGCGTAACGGACCCGAAGCTCCGCTCTGTGTGGTTGCCCATAGTTTGGGTGCCGTAATTGCCAGTAACTTCTTCTACGATCTGCAATATCCGTCCAGTCGTGTTCCTGAAGTTGTGGATGTGAACTCGGCTTTGGAGCGGGGCGACACCCTGACCAATTTTTACTCGTTTGGTACAACCCTGCCCTTATGGAGTTTGCGTTACCATGACTTTAGTTGCCCAATTCAGGTGCCCTCTTCCCATGTGAATCACTATTATGCCGGGCTGGAAGGGGAATGGGTGAACTTCTACGATCGGGATGATATTCTGGGTTATCCATTACGCCCCATTGATCCCGCTTATGAGAAAGCGGTTAAAGAAGACATTGAAGTGAACTCTGGCGGCGTGGCGATGAGTTGGAATCCGCTAAGTCATGGGGGGTATTTTTCGAATCGAAGCCTGAATCGGAGAATGGCTCAGGGACTTGCTCGAACCTGGACCTGGATAAATCGCTCATAATTAAGAGGTAGTTCAAAAACTGAAAACCGGTCTTTTTGAACATGTATTATAAGTGTATTGAAATTAGGAGGGTATGTATGGAATGCAGGACAGGCTGTGCCGCATGTTGTATCGCGATTTCCATATCATCACCGATACCGGGCATGGCTCATGGCAAGCCGGCAGGTGTACGTTGTGTGCAGCTTACGAATGATAATCGCTGCGGAATTTTTGGCCAAAAAGATCGTCCTGCGGTATGCAGTGGATTGCAAGCTGAGGAAGAGATGTGTGGTAGCAACGATCAGGAAGCATTTGATATTCTAACCTGGTTGGAGCAAGAAACTGCACCGACCGTGATTGCGCCGAAAGTAGTTTAAGTGACTTGTTTTAATTAATTAGGATATTTATACTTAATATGGAAGATGGTCGATCTAGAGAGGAGATGCGAATATAATGGGGCTTGTTAAACGTTTTGTATTGGTTGTTGTGAATATGATCGGAGAGTTATGGATGGGCTTTTACCGACGTAACTCGGATTATTATGATCATCAGACTTCGGAGTCCAAAAGTAAGATTGGCTATTATGCATTCATTATTGGGGCAACAGTGGTTACGGTGGGCATTGTAGGCTGGATGTACAACCGAATTTATTCATAAGTAGTCATTATACTTAAAATTGAATGAGGCCAAATGCTGAAGATGAGTCTGTACAAATAAAAGAGAGTATCCGCAGGATATGACATCAAATGGATACTCTCTTTGGCATGGAATCAGGCAGGAATATGATCATACTCATCACGTTTAAGAGGGAGGCTGGCAGGCTGGGTGTGTGCATCGTTGTGCTTAATTGAACGACACATATGACAATCATGGGACCCAGCATAAAGGCCGTCGGAAATCGGAGTTTGCGTGCAACCCATGCACCCGCTATACAGAGCGGAGAATAGAGAAGAATCTCGGGGAAAAGGGTATCCCACGTTGCTACGTCAAGAGATTCAGGTATGCTTTCAGATTTAATGAAGGATTCATGTTCATGTGGGACCACTCCTGGTGATGAGATACGTTGCGTTATCTGTGGAACAACCAGACTGCTACTGTTCAACTCATTAAGATCCTGCGAGAGCCCTAGCGGAAGGTTTGGGTTCTCTGAACATTACAAAGTACATCAGTGATGAAATAACGTATAGACAGCCTGTGATGCTGAAAGTGATCGCGTAACCCCAGTACGTTCCATATGTGGTGACCAAATAGGATTGAACAGGTCCCATGGTCGCCCAACCAATCATGAACGAGGTCTGCATCAGTGAATTGGCAATGCCGCGGCGTTTGTCCGAGATCCGATCCACCAGTATGGCTGAATGAATGGGATTGGCTGCGTTCATCAATGCTTGTCTGAACAAGAAACTGAGCGAAGCAATGAACAACAGATTGGTGAAGCCTGTTAATAGAAGGAAGGGCAGCGACATGACCTGGAAAATGACAACGGCTCTTACGCTTCCGACCTTTGCTGCCAGGGTAGGACCAATCAGCATGGATACAATCGTCATAATCTGACCAAGTGCAATCAGTAAGCTCATGCCGCTCAGAGAAACCGAGAACCGATTGGTGAAATACAGATTCAAATACGGTACAACCAGTCCGGAACCTAATCCAATTAACAACTGAGTCACTATAAACTGACCAATCAGTCGGGAATCTTTTTTCTTGGTGATCGAATCATTCGTGTTGGCGGTATTCGTCAAACTTTCTTTTAGATTTGTATTGGGTTGAAGATCTGATTGTGCCGGAATAGTTGTCTGCGGAGCAGCCTTGCCTTCGGTTACAAATAACAGTGGAATAAACGCAGCCAGTGTTGCTGCACCACCGACAAATAAAACCGTCTGTAATCCGGTCACTTTGGCGAGTCCTGCCGTATGTAACAAATCTGCAAATACGCCGCCACCCAGGCTACCAAGAACCTGGGAAGCGAGCACAAGGGATGAATAATAACTGAACATCTTCAACCGCTGGCTTTTTTTGACGTTTTCCGCCAGATAAGGAATGGCCAATACTTGGAATACCCCAGCGAAAAGGCCAGAAAATACCGCGAACCAAATCAGTCCTGTAGCTGAATAATCGAAGGAGCGTCCGATTAGAAAGATTCCGCTGAATAATGCCCCGGTAATGAGTAATCGCTTGCGGCTGAACAGATCACCGCATAGACCGATAGGAACAAACATAATGGCTGTTGCGAGTGATTGAATACTTACAATCTGGCCGTTCATTGTATCATTATAGCCCAGACCCTGAATGTACAGATTGTACAAGACAGAGAACATACCATTTCCGATCTGATACAGAATGCTAGCCAGGAAAAACAGTTGAATATTGCGGGACCAGCCGCGAATTTCATCATTAATATGTTGTAAAACTCTCAAGTGGTTCCCCCCAGTCTGCCTGTGCAGTGATTCCAGTTTAACAGGAAAGGGGAATTTGCGGAAGAATTGACCACTGTTTATTTTGGTTCAGGGGCATCAATCACACGAGCAATGACGAATCCATCGTAACCTTTGCTACCGACGGTTTGCAGT
Coding sequences:
- a CDS encoding glycoside hydrolase family 13 protein yields the protein MDKDESEVGDIVWWKESVVYQIYPSSFKDSDGDGYGDLQGIYEKLDYLENLGVDVIWLCPIYDSPGHDNGYDIRDYYGILRKYGTMEDFDRLLAEAHKRGLKIMMDLVLNHTSDEHAWFAESRSSKMNPKRDYYIWRSGKNGQVPNNWESYFGGSVWKHDPETNEYYLHLYSEQQPDLNWNNAQMAEEMYEMVHWWLEKGVDGFRFDAVAHIAKAEGLPSAHNPDNLPVVPAYQLFSNLEQVHSILKKLNNMILKPYGPMTVGETSGLGPEQALAYVGTDRDELNMVFQFEHMFIDAKSSGIGKWNYKEWKLTDLKEIMSRWQTVLHGRGWNANYMGNHDQPRPVSRFGDDGKYRVRSAQMLATWMLTLEGTPYIYQGEEIGMTNVAFPDIEQYRDIETKNYYNHYIGQGKSKHEVMQAIWLKSRDNARTPMQWDDTEHAGFTQGQPWIQVNDNYPEINVADAESDPQSILHYYRKLIALRKQHKVLIYGAYELLLPDDPDIYAYTRTLDDEQMLVILNFRGHEPEMHWPEGWNSEHVKLIISNVSRRYSTDEGAIQLQPYEARVYRKQR
- a CDS encoding metal-dependent hydrolase gives rise to the protein MLNITFHGHSSVQLSTEEKSLIIDPFLRGNELAVTKPEDIKTDVVLLTHAHMDHILDAEPIAKANNAKVVAIVELATYMSWKGLDTLGMNMGGTVDLDFAQAKMIQAFHTSGIVLEEEQRIMYAGLPAGYIITIGGKTILHAGDTSLFGDMKMIGDRHDIDVAFLPIGGHFTMGPEDALQAAEWFNAKLTIPVHYDTFPVIRQDAEHFVQQLAARGLEGRVLAPGESITL
- the dctA gene encoding C4-dicarboxylate transporter DctA, translating into MSFMKSLFFQIIVAVIIGIGVGILWPDLGSLLQPLGTGFIKLIKMIIAPLIFMVIVTGIAKIGDLKSVGRIGLKAIVWFEIATTVALVLGLGTANLLRPGAGMNVDPSTIDASGIEAKTNGSELPHTVDFIMNIIPTSIVDAFAQNALLQVLLVACLFGVALAATESKAKENVLTLIENLLGIVFRIIGYIMKLAPIGAFGAMAYTVGAYGASTLSSFGLLILACYGAALLFLVMLALAAWWITGLNFLQFVKYTRSEVMLAIGTGSSEVVMPRMMDKLTKAGCDRAVVGLVVPTGYSFNLDGASIYLSLATVFVAQAVGIELTLMQQITILLVLMLSSKGMAGVPGSAFLALSATAVAVNAFPVAAVALLLGADRFMDTMRVFTNLMGNCVAAFVVAKWEGLLDQKRMRAVLSGEISVAELEREEQAALSLLKLNMQEKQGKAVVSPEMS
- the treC gene encoding alpha,alpha-phosphotrehalase, whose translation is MSSNNTTPSSWWKTSTVYQVYPKSFNDTTGSGTGDIRGLTEKLDYLQHLGIDIVWLQPVYVSPQHDNGYDVADYYRINPDYGTMEDFDELLKGLKARDMKLMIDIVVNHSSTDHEWFQQSRSSKDNPYRDYYIWKDPAPDGGVPNNWQSKFGGPAWQFDEQTGQYFLTLFDKTQADLNWENEEVRKAVRDMIKFWAEKGVDGFRMDVINLISKDQRFPDDDGSVSPGDGRKYYTDGPRVHEYITEMYDEVFGPYNMVTVGEMSSTTLEHCIQYSNPASREFSMTFNFHHLKVDYPNGQKWELMPYDFEAMKQLFSEWQTGMQAGGGWNALFLNNHDQPRALSRFADDGDYRAESAKMLATTIHGMQGTPYVYQGEEIGMPNPVWNDVSEFRDIESTNMYRLLQEERGKSAEEAFQIVKERSRDNSRTPMQWNGSKNAGFTTGTPWLKVDERYPSIHVEQQLADPDSIYYHYRKLIALRKQFNVLIDGLYERLDDAHPDVFAYARTNGSETLIVVSNFSKRDVTFSLPEAVWNDHIAGKSAELLIGNTEADPALTQEISLSPYASYMWLVPQQD
- the treP gene encoding PTS system trehalose-specific EIIBC component, producing MAIDKKQVEEIVRAVGGKENIEAATHCVTRLRFALYDESKVDTESLDQNDLVKGQFSSQGQFQVVIGPGLVDKVYDEMIQITGGDRSSKDDVKAVAGKKQNPIQRAIKTLSDIFIPILPAIITAGLLLGINNILTGPGIFFEGKSLVDVYPAWKDLASIINTIASTAFTFLPALIGWAAVKRFGGSPLLGIVLGLILVHPDLLSAYGYADAVNEGTVPTWNLFGWEIEKIGYQGQVLPVLVSAYLLAKMEIFLNKRVHDSIKLLVVAPVTLLITGFLAFTIIGPVTFAIANAITSGLIYVYDSYAALGGLIYGGLYALLVITGMHHTFLAVDVQLIGSQGGTFLWPMLALSNIAQGSAALAMMLVLREKKMRGLAATSSVSAFLGVTEPAIFGVNIRYRYPFIFGMIGSAIGGVLLTMNNVQATSIGVGGVPGFLSIFPNKWGVFFIGMAIVLVVPFVLTVLFGRAKLRKEDRNESNETVAEPKAATSQSASGVTSSTTKTDPNQRTRSAAQVGDEAVNTLEIMAPLTGQAVSLEQVPDPAFAEKQMGEGVAIEPSGNVVVAPFDAQVAHVIKSKHAVILEHASGLQVLIHVGINTVSLKGEGFNMHVETGEHVKAGQKLLEFDRKVIEDAGYPLITPIIIPDGQDMVERVEVTTGDVTSNQNGVLKVHLKG
- a CDS encoding chemotaxis protein, with translation MTRIAVMVIHGLGMRKDGYADKLIACLHKELDKVMVLPGASKQMVDIEPVYWADVFEEREEALFQQLVSSPGLNFQALRRFVIHYLADAVAYQPVENQGHNYDAVHRTLNQAMHTLAQRNGPEAPLCVVAHSLGAVIASNFFYDLQYPSSRVPEVVDVNSALERGDTLTNFYSFGTTLPLWSLRYHDFSCPIQVPSSHVNHYYAGLEGEWVNFYDRDDILGYPLRPIDPAYEKAVKEDIEVNSGGVAMSWNPLSHGGYFSNRSLNRRMAQGLARTWTWINRS
- a CDS encoding YkgJ family cysteine cluster protein, whose protein sequence is MECRTGCAACCIAISISSPIPGMAHGKPAGVRCVQLTNDNRCGIFGQKDRPAVCSGLQAEEEMCGSNDQEAFDILTWLEQETAPTVIAPKVV
- a CDS encoding AbrB family transcriptional regulator — protein: MVPHEHESFIKSESIPESLDVATWDTLFPEILLYSPLCIAGAWVARKLRFPTAFMLGPMIVICVVQLSTTMHTPSLPASLLNVMSMIIFLPDSMPKRVSI
- a CDS encoding MFS transporter — encoded protein: MRVLQHINDEIRGWSRNIQLFFLASILYQIGNGMFSVLYNLYIQGLGYNDTMNGQIVSIQSLATAIMFVPIGLCGDLFSRKRLLITGALFSGIFLIGRSFDYSATGLIWFAVFSGLFAGVFQVLAIPYLAENVKKSQRLKMFSYYSSLVLASQVLGSLGGGVFADLLHTAGLAKVTGLQTVLFVGGAATLAAFIPLLFVTEGKAAPQTTIPAQSDLQPNTNLKESLTNTANTNDSITKKKDSRLIGQFIVTQLLIGLGSGLVVPYLNLYFTNRFSVSLSGMSLLIALGQIMTIVSMLIGPTLAAKVGSVRAVVIFQVMSLPFLLLTGFTNLLFIASLSFLFRQALMNAANPIHSAILVDRISDKRRGIANSLMQTSFMIGWATMGPVQSYLVTTYGTYWGYAITFSITGCLYVISSLMYFVMFREPKPSARALAGS